The Streptomyces sp. NBC_01268 genome segment GCGTCTTCCTGCGGCTGCGCAAGGCCTGGAAGAAGAAGGGCCAGCGGACCTACGCGGTCGCCGCGTTCGCCACCCGCGGCCTGGAGAAGACCGGCGGCACCCTGCTCGCCGCCGCCCCCGGCACCGAGACCGAGTGGCTCGACGCCCTCACCTCCCGGGTCGGGCTCTCCGCCGACGGGCTCGCCGCGGCGGAGGCGCTGCGCCAGGACGGCGCCGTCATCGCCGTCGGCGAGCGGCTCGCCGGAGTGCCCGGGGCGCTCACCGCCGCCCTGCGCGCCGCGACCGCCACCGGCGCCACGCTGGTGTGGATCCCGCGCCGGGCCGGAGAGCGCGGCGCCGTCGAGGCGGGCGCCATCCCGGCGCTGCTGCCCGGCGGTCGGCCCGTGACCGACCCGCGCGCCCGGGAGGAGGTCGCCGAGGTCTGGGGCGTCCGCGAACTCCCGCACGGCTACGGCCGCGACACCGGCCAGATCGTCGAGGCCGCCGCCACCGGCGAACTCGGCGCGCTGCTCGTCGGCGGCGTCGACGTCGACGACCTGCCCGATCCGGCCCGCGCCCGCGAGGCCCTCGACGCGGCCTTCGTGGTCTCGCTCGAACTGCGGCCCGGCGCGGTCACCGAGCGCGCCGACGTGATCCTGCCGGTCGCCGCGGTCGCCGAGAAGGCCGGCACCTTCCTCAACTGGGAGGGCCGCGCCCGGCTGTTCGAAGCCGCGCTCAAGCCGGAGCAGATGACCCGGACGCTGCCGCCCGCCGACGCCCGCGTGCTGCACATGCTGGCCGACGCCATGGACGCCCACCTCGCCCTGCCGGACCTGCGTTCCGTACGGCGCGAGCTGGACCGGCTCGGCGGCTGGACCGGCGAGCGGGCCACCGAGCCCGCCGAGCCCGGCCAGTCCGCCGCGCGCCCGGGCGAGGGCGAGGCCGTCCTCGCCGGACACCGGATGCTGCTCGACCTCGGGCGCCTCCAGGAGGGCGACACGGCACTGGCCGGCACCCGGCACGCCGCCGTCGCCCGGCTCTCCGCCGGCACCGCCGCCGCCACCGGCGTCAAGGACGGCGACACCCTCGAAGTCACCGGGCCCGCGGGCGCGGTCCGCTTCCCCCTCCAGGTCACCGAGATGCCCGACCGGGTGGTCTGGCTCCCGCTGAACTCGGCCGGCCACGGCGTCCTCGCCGGCACCGGCTCCCGCCCCGGCGACCTGGTCCGCATCGGCCCGGCCACCCTCACGGAGGTGGAGGCATGAACACGCTCCTCGCCGCCGAAGACCTGTCCCTGTTCGGGCGCGACCCCTGGTGGCTCGTCCTCGTCAAGGCGGTCTTCTGCTTCGCGTTCCTGATGGTGACCGTGCTCTTCTCCATCGTGTGGGAGCGCAAGGTCGTCGCCTGGATGCAGCTGCGCATCGGCCCCAACCGGCACGGCCCCTGGGGCATGCTCCAGTCGCTCGCCGACGGCATCAAGCTGATGCTGAAGGAAGACGTCATCGTCAAGCGGGCCGACAAGGTCGTCTACGTCCTCGCTCCGATCATCGCCGCCATCCCGGCCTTCATGGCCATCGCGGTGATCCCCTTCGGCCCGGCCGGCAACGAGGTGTCGATCTTCGGCCAGCGCACCACGATGCAGCTGACCGACCTGCCGATCGCGATGCTCTACATCCTCGCGGTCGCCTCCGTCGGCATCTACGGCATCGTGCTCGCCGGCTGGTCCTCCGGCTCCACGTACCCGCTGCTCGGCGGACTGCGCTCGGCCGCCCAGATGATCTCGTACGAGATCGCCATGGGCGCCGCGTTCGCCTCCGTCTTCCTCTACTCCGGGTCGATGTCGACCTCGACGATCGTGGAGGCGCAGGCCGACCGCTGGTACATCGTGCTGCTGCCGGTCTCCTTCATCATCTACATCGTCACCATGGTGGGCGAGACCAACCGCGCCCCCTTCGACATGCCGGAGTCCGAGGGCGACCTGGTCGGCGGCTTCAACACCGAGTACTCGTCCATCAAGTTCGCGCTCTTCATGCTCGCCGAGTACGTGAACATGGTGACCGTCTCGGCCGTCTCCGTGACCCTGTTCCTGGGCGGCTGGCGCGCCCCCTGGCCGATCTCCGGCTTCTGGGAGGGCGCCAACCACGGCTGGTGGCCGATGCTCTGGTTCGTCCTCAAGGTCCAGCTGCTGCTCTTCTTCTTCATCTGGCTGCGCGGCACGCTGCCCCGCGTCCGCTACGACCAGCTGATGAAGCTGGGCTGGAAGGTGCTCCTGCCGGTCTCCGTGGTCTGGCTGATGCTGGTCGCCACCGTCCGGGCGCTGCGCAACGAGAACTACGACTTCCAGACCATCGTGCTGTACGTCGCCGGGGCCGTCCTCGGAGTGCTGCTGCTCTCCTTCGTCTTCGACGTCTTCCGCGACAAGAAGGGCAAGGCGGCCGCGGACGCGGAGGCCGCGGAGACCGGCTCGTTCGACCCGATGGCGGGCGGCTTCCCCGTACCGCCCAAGCCGGGGCAGTCCCTGCCGGCCGTACCGCGGCGCAGGCCCCGCCACGAGCGGGAGCTGATCGTCAGCGGCGGCGCCGATACCGCGACCGCGAGTGAGGGAAAGGAGACGGACGGTGTCTGACTTCCAGAATCCGGTGGCCGGCTTCGGCGTGACCTTCAAGGCCATGTTCAAGAAGCGGCTGACCGAGCAGTACCCGGAGCAGCCGAAGACGACGGCGCCCCGCTTCCACGGCCGGCACCAGCTCAACCGTCACCCCGACGGTCTGGAGAAGTGCGTCGGCTGCGAGCTGTGCGCCTGGGCCTGCCCCGCCGACGCCATCTACGTGGAGGGCGCCGACAACACCGAGGAGGAGCGCTACTCCCCGGGCGAGCGCTACGGCCGCGTCTACCAGATCAACTACGCCCGCTGCATCCTGTGCGGGCTGTGCATCGAGGCGTGCCCCACGCGCGCGCTGACGATGACCAACGAGTTCGAACTGGCCGACTCCTCCCGCGAGAACCTGATCTACACCAAGGAGCAGCTGCTCGCGGGCCTGGAAGACACCATGGTCGACACCCCGCACGCCATCTTCCCGGGCATGGACGAGCAGGACTACTACCGGGGCCTGGTCACCGAGGCCGCGCCCGGCACCGTCCCCCAGATCGCCGTGTCCAAGGGCGAGAAGGGCGAGCCGGAGGGGGCGGACGCATGAGCGTGACCCTCGCCTCCTACACGACCTCCACGGGTGAGGCCCTCCAGTTCTGGGTGCTCGGCACGATCGCCGTCATCGGCGCGCTGTGCACGATCCTCATGAGGCGGGCCGTGCACTCCGCGCTCTGCCTCGCCGGGACCATGATCATCCTGGCGGTCTTCTACCTCGCCAACGGCGCCTACTTCCTCGGCATCGTCCAGATCGTCGTCTACACCGGCGCGATCATGATGCTCTTCCTCTTCGTCGTCATGCTGGTCGGTGTCACCGCCGCGGACTCGCTGAAGGAGACCATCAAGGGACAGCGCTGGTGGGCCGCCCTGTGCGGACTCGGCTTCGGCGTCCTGCTGTTCGCCGGCATCGGCCACGCCTCGCTCACCGAGTTCAACGGCCTGGGCACCGCCAACACCGCCTCCGGCGGGAACGTCGAGGGCCTCGCCGCCCTGATCTTCACCACGTACGTGTTCGCCTTCGAGATCACCGGCGCGCTGCTCATCACCGCGGCCCTCGGCGCGATGGTGCTCACCCACCGCGAGCGCACCGAACGCGCCCGCACCCAGCGCGAGCTGGCCGAGCAGCGCGTGCGCGAGGGCAAGCACCTCCCGCCGCTGCCCGCCCCCGGCGTCTACGCCCGGCACAACGCGGTGGACATCGCGGGCCTGCTGCCGGACGGCACCCCGGCCGAGCTGAGCGTCATGCAGACCCTGCGCAAGCGGGGCCAGATCCGGGACGTGTCGAACGAGGCGCTCGCCGACCTCAAGGCCCTCGAACAGCGCTCCGAGGAGCGGCTGGGCCGGGACGCAGAGGAGGCTTCGCGGTGAATCCCGTCAACTATCTCTATCTCTCCGCGCTGTTGTTCACCATCGGCGCGGTGGGCGTGCTCATCCGGCGCAACGCGATCGTGCTCTTCATGTGCGTCGAGCTGATGCTCAACGCCTGCAACCTCGCGTTCGTCACCTTCTCCCGCATGCACGGCAACCTCGACGGCCAGGTCATCGCCTTCTTCACGATGGTCGTGGCCGCCGCGGAGGTCGTCGTCGGACTCGCGATCATCGTGTCCGTCTTCCGTGCCCGCCATTCGGCCTCGGTCGACGACGCCAGCCTGATGAAGCTGTGAGGGGCTGACCGTGGACAACCTCATTGCGCTGCTCATCGCGGCGCCCCTGCTCGGAGCCGCCGTCCTGCTGTGCGGCGGCCGGCGGCTCGACAAGACCGGGCACTGGCTCGGCACCGTGCTCGCCGCCGTCTCCTTCGCCATCGGCGTGGTCCTCTTCGCCGACATGCTCTCCAAGAGCGCCGACGACCGGGCCCTGCACCAGACCCTGTACACCTGGATCCCGGTCGAGGGCTTCCAGGCGGACATCGCCTTCCAGCTCGACCAGCTGTCGATGACCTTCGTGCTCCTCATCACCGGGGTCGGCACGCTCATCCACGTCTACTCGATCGGGTACATGGAGCACGACGAGCGGCGCCGTCGCTTCTTCGGCTACCTCAACCTGTTCGTCGCGGCGATGCTGCTGCTGGTCCTCGCCGACAACTACCTGCTGCTCTACTTCGGCTGGGAGGGCGTCGGCCTCGCCTCCTACCTCCTGATCGGCTTCTGGCAGCACAAGCCCAGCGCGGCCACCGC includes the following:
- the nuoI gene encoding NADH-quinone oxidoreductase subunit NuoI, translating into MSDFQNPVAGFGVTFKAMFKKRLTEQYPEQPKTTAPRFHGRHQLNRHPDGLEKCVGCELCAWACPADAIYVEGADNTEEERYSPGERYGRVYQINYARCILCGLCIEACPTRALTMTNEFELADSSRENLIYTKEQLLAGLEDTMVDTPHAIFPGMDEQDYYRGLVTEAAPGTVPQIAVSKGEKGEPEGADA
- a CDS encoding NADH-quinone oxidoreductase subunit J produces the protein MSVTLASYTTSTGEALQFWVLGTIAVIGALCTILMRRAVHSALCLAGTMIILAVFYLANGAYFLGIVQIVVYTGAIMMLFLFVVMLVGVTAADSLKETIKGQRWWAALCGLGFGVLLFAGIGHASLTEFNGLGTANTASGGNVEGLAALIFTTYVFAFEITGALLITAALGAMVLTHRERTERARTQRELAEQRVREGKHLPPLPAPGVYARHNAVDIAGLLPDGTPAELSVMQTLRKRGQIRDVSNEALADLKALEQRSEERLGRDAEEASR
- the nuoK gene encoding NADH-quinone oxidoreductase subunit NuoK, yielding MNPVNYLYLSALLFTIGAVGVLIRRNAIVLFMCVELMLNACNLAFVTFSRMHGNLDGQVIAFFTMVVAAAEVVVGLAIIVSVFRARHSASVDDASLMKL
- the nuoH gene encoding NADH-quinone oxidoreductase subunit NuoH, with the protein product MNTLLAAEDLSLFGRDPWWLVLVKAVFCFAFLMVTVLFSIVWERKVVAWMQLRIGPNRHGPWGMLQSLADGIKLMLKEDVIVKRADKVVYVLAPIIAAIPAFMAIAVIPFGPAGNEVSIFGQRTTMQLTDLPIAMLYILAVASVGIYGIVLAGWSSGSTYPLLGGLRSAAQMISYEIAMGAAFASVFLYSGSMSTSTIVEAQADRWYIVLLPVSFIIYIVTMVGETNRAPFDMPESEGDLVGGFNTEYSSIKFALFMLAEYVNMVTVSAVSVTLFLGGWRAPWPISGFWEGANHGWWPMLWFVLKVQLLLFFFIWLRGTLPRVRYDQLMKLGWKVLLPVSVVWLMLVATVRALRNENYDFQTIVLYVAGAVLGVLLLSFVFDVFRDKKGKAAADAEAAETGSFDPMAGGFPVPPKPGQSLPAVPRRRPRHERELIVSGGADTATASEGKETDGV
- a CDS encoding NADH-quinone oxidoreductase subunit G, with translation MTVTTSAPSGGGAAVPPEDLVTLTIDGIEISVPKGTLVIRAAEQLGIEIPRFCDHPLLDPAGACRQCIVEVEGQRKPMASCTITCTDGMVVRSQLTSPVAEKAQHGVMELLLINHPLDCPVCDKGGECPLQNQAMSHGQSESRFEGKKRTYEKPVAISTQVLLDRERCVLCARCTRFSNQVAGDPMIELLERGALQQVGTGEGDPFESYFSGNTIQICPVGALTSAAYRFRSRPFDLVSTPSVCEHCAGGCATRTDHRRGKVMRRLAAEDPEVNEEWVCDKGRFGFRYAQQRDRLTTPLVRNPETGVLEAASWPEALEAAARGLVRGRTGVLAGGRLTVEDAYAYAKFARVALDTNDVDFRARVHSGEEADFLASAVAGRGRDLDGRGVTYTSLEAAPAVLLVGLESEEEAPGVFLRLRKAWKKKGQRTYAVAAFATRGLEKTGGTLLAAAPGTETEWLDALTSRVGLSADGLAAAEALRQDGAVIAVGERLAGVPGALTAALRAATATGATLVWIPRRAGERGAVEAGAIPALLPGGRPVTDPRAREEVAEVWGVRELPHGYGRDTGQIVEAAATGELGALLVGGVDVDDLPDPARAREALDAAFVVSLELRPGAVTERADVILPVAAVAEKAGTFLNWEGRARLFEAALKPEQMTRTLPPADARVLHMLADAMDAHLALPDLRSVRRELDRLGGWTGERATEPAEPGQSAARPGEGEAVLAGHRMLLDLGRLQEGDTALAGTRHAAVARLSAGTAAATGVKDGDTLEVTGPAGAVRFPLQVTEMPDRVVWLPLNSAGHGVLAGTGSRPGDLVRIGPATLTEVEA